In the genome of Raphanus sativus cultivar WK10039 chromosome 9, ASM80110v3, whole genome shotgun sequence, the window tattttcattattattagCATTTGCCCTCTAATAATTTAATGttcattttaaacaataaatatacattatacatatattttaaaaagtaatataatatattaaattaaattaaaatttatataaaaaacccGGGCGTAGCCTGGGAAAACCACTAGTTATATATGAAACAGAAGAAGTAATAAAGATACATTTTCTCAGATGAAATTGTCTGACCCTAgagttttcattttcttaatgatgtaaccaaaaataaataaataattgttgaTAGAACAATTCTCTtcaatagttttaaaaaaaaagtttttatcaccaaaaactacttaaaagaaaatgattaaaaacgatttcattaaaaagaaaatggtcATTGCACTGCttgttttatagatataaaaatataactaattttaaaaattaaaaaaaaattatatttacaacttatattttttataattaatatttttttgtaatcactAATTAAATTAgattgaaaaaaatatctacAATGAAGTAGAATTTATTGTAACTCTACTATACCTTAAACCACAAATCTAAAACCCTAAATGTTTGGTTGATAATCATAAAAGATTCAATTAttgtatcaaatatcaaaataaaaaaataaaaattactcaATATTAATATGTGAATTTAATTCAATAAACAAAACAAGTCTAAATCTAACCTTAAGAATCTAATCCTAAAAACATAATATGTTAGAATGTTTTGTTGATAAACCATAAACATTATCAAAAACATGATTaccaaatcaatatatattcttttaaattattaaattatgtgaaattttaatttatatcctTCATATTAACCTTTTATATTGATGATTTACTAAagatttcacaaaaaaaaattattatatcaaagtACAGAATAAGTCTACATAGCGGACTTTTTAGGTTTTTTACATATATGTAGACTTTTTATATTACGTGTAAACTTCCGAAGAacataattgtaaaataattttctctcttttgttgGTAAATAGTGGATTTTCCACGACTTTAGGTTATTTTGGCGTTTTATTGAGTATGAGTTTATTTTTTgcatttcaaataaatatttagttttttttttgattaatccCCATTTATTATTTGTGTTAGGCAATTCACAATttcctttatatttttattttttattaaagaaacatTATTTTACAAAGATGTTTTCATGCACTATGTGCAACaataatacttttaaatttaaattatatttgaaaaattaaatttgttaacatttcaaattttattattttatcagtATTTTAACATAATTATCATTTAGTTAAACATAAAGTTTAGATAAAATAagcattttaatttattataaaatttaagaatagatatgtatatatttattttttcatgatatatttaaaattatagttttctatagtttttaacaaaaaaaattacatatttattaatttatttcttttggtgaaatatattaaatcatctAATTTAAAATTAGGAAAAGAATTTGAtacaaaattgtataattatcaaaaagaaacactaaattgtatttctatttttttcctatattgaaaattctaaaatattttttagtaataaaaattgtatagttataaaaataaaatttaataaaatttaataatattttaaaatatttttatatttctattattatattattcaatgtcaaatttgaatatatttactttaatgattatttatgagttattaacatattttaaaaagtttaccaaagaTATAATTCAACATTAAGTCTATTTGTCCATGTCagatttgaaacaaattttattaatatttaaattttattattttcttgtgaatattttaatataattttgatttagCTAAAACGTAATatttagataataaataaatctttttatCTATTGCTTTAAGTTAAATTTATAATCCACCATCATCCTAGTCCAGTATAGCATATCACCAATcctttttttgtattttcagcATTCCACCGTGGCCTCCCAGATTacagatttaaatttttgatctaAGGGCACTGGAGACGATTACTCCTTCGGTTGCCCAAGACTTGCCAAGACAAGCTGGATATAAGATTATCACATGTAAGTTGATGACtgctgaattttttttgataaaattacaAATCTATGAGAAATGAATTTCATATATAGAATTTGGTAAGATATTCATTATACAATACGACCAAAAATGATTTGTACAGTTAAAAATACATAGGTATATACAATTGACGGgtacatgtaaatataattccGTTAACATAAACTTTAAGTTACTGTTTTGTCTAATTTCTCATATCCAGCTCCCCATTGTTTCATTCTCTCCGAAGCTTGTTCCACCTGGATAAAGTTGTACAATCAGATAATGAACATTAatatcatgtttttttcttctaaattacAAAACttccttttaaaattaaaaatgtatggtcaaaacaaaaatgatgttACCTCTTTGTTCCAATTGGTTTTGTATATCATGTACACAAGGATCAAAGTCTGAAGACTAGTCCCACATATCATACCAATCCAAATCCCCTGAAATTGTTAAACCATACAAAAAGATTTCCTCAAAACCGTCCAAATCAAACAAAGACCAATTAGTAGCGAGACTTTACCTGCACGCCAAGTCTGGTTTTATAACCTAGAAAAAACCCTAGAGGTAAACCAAAAACATAGTAACAAATCAAGTTGACATAAGCCACCGGTGCTTGCCATCCTCCTCCCACTGCAACACCTGCTCAGTCCCCAACATTCTTCATTACCACCCACATCTTTCAACcgttatttaattttttttaaagaaaaagctCTACATATAATCTTTAATTACCGGATATAACTGGTTGTAAACTGTTGAGGATCATCGTTATACCGAGAAGGTAAGCAAGATCAGCTACAGCCTTTCTCATCTCTTGGCTATCCGTAAAAATGACTGCAAAGTCATCTCGTGTAATGAGAATTACGATTGCACACACCACTCCAATTATGAGAGACTCGATCACCGCTACAATCACCGAGTACTTGGCAGCTCGTGGATGTCCAGATCCTAGCTCATTAGACACCCTAACACTGAAGAAACATCGCATGCATAAACCTATCGTACTTTAACTAGAAAACCATAAAGATAatgctttgttttcttttttaccttACAGCTGCATTAATTCCAATAAACAACATTCCTTCCCATCCATTAATGTTCATACTAAGACAAGAGAAACGGTTTCAGACAGTATGTAAAACATTTAAGATTGTGAAGGGGATTTAAAAGGGCTAAATTACCAGATTGAGAGAGATCCAACGGCTAAGACGGGGTCTTCAAGATGTCCGGTTAAGACAATGATAGTCATAAAGTACCAAATCTCAAGACAAAGCATAACCGCAGACGCAAACGATAGTTTCAAAAACGGCCAAACGTCTTGAAACGCCAACCAAGAAAGCCCTCGCCAACCGTCTTTACACCACCCGACAACGTAAACAAGCTGCGAGATGGCGATTCCCCAAGCAGAGACAACAAAGGCAGCCGCTGCCCCGTTGAGTCCCCATTTGAAAACGTTTATAAAGAGGTGGAGGATGAAGATGTGAAGGGTCAAGGCGATGAAACCGATCCAGGCAAGGATCCCGACTTTGCTCTGTGATTGGAGAAACTTCTTAGTCGGGAAGTTGATGGCGAGGGCGAATACTTGAGGGATGATATGAGCAGTGAATTTGCCAGAGATCTCAGCTATTTCGGGTTCTTGTCCGAGGAGAATGAGAAGAGGAGTTGCGTAGATGTATAGTGGAAGCAAGCAGAAGCATGTTCCGATTAGGATAAGCCAAGAACGTTGCATGTAGACGCCTAACATTTCTATTTGTCCCGCTCCAAACGCTTGTCCGCATAGCGTTTCCAACGCACTCGCCATTCCTAGctgcatgttttttttaattcatcataatttttatacgttatttacataaatataaacctttaaattataaaaataaataattacatcaAAGTTCTTACTAATATGACCCTGAAATTTTAAATACGGCTCTGAGTATGATTAAAGAATTACCAAGAAACCAAAGGAGAAGTTGGAGACGACGGAGAGGGAGATTGCGACAGCGGAGAGCTCGAGATCGCCGATATGGCCGACGAAAATGCTTGTGAACGAGTTAACTCCGTAATTACATAGAATATTGAAGGCTATAGGTGCAGCGATTTCCCAAAGCTTCGATGATTCAACCATGCAGACGAACTTAGCGTCACTATAGCTTTTAATAGGAGGAAAGTCGTCGTTGTCGTCATTGTCGGTTTTTCCGAGCAAAGTAGAAGGGGCGTGGTGAAGCTTGGTCGTCTCAAGCTCTGTTTCGAAGACAGAGACTCTGAGGAGAAGCGGAGAGGATGGACCACTCTCGATGGCGTCATCAGCTGCGACGGTGATGGTTTGTAGTGGTTTTCCGGGAGAGGATGAGGAGGATCTCCTCTCCTCCCTAACCGGAGTTTCCATTTTCTCCTGTTGTGACGATCTTTTTACcttgtaatgttttattttctactAGATGGGGAGGATTAGACACAAGAATTGAAATGGTTTATGACTTATGAggtttctttttaaattttttttttattattctccTAATTTCCTTTTCATTGGTTTGCCTGTGATTAAGGTTAGCCGTGGAGATAGAAGAAGAGATAATCTCGCATTCCACTAAACAAGATTGAGAGGTTATTGTGACCGTTAATATCGTTAAAAGTACCATATGATTCTCTTTGAATAAAGAGTCTTaagtttttttacaaaaatgcTATGAAAAGGTGATCAACttgaaaaaacacaaaaattcAAGGTCTCTCTGCAGTCTCTCTTGAAAAGAATGACATAAATAATCAATGGTTTTTACTGTTAACCCTCTATTAAGTCAATCATTTACCTGTTAATGGGTCCATTAATACTGGTATGAACTGTAAAAGTTTGCTTTAACAACACAAGAGTAAATTCATGTCTGGATCCACTAAACTTTGATAACTATGCAAGGTACATTTATTTGACTAAATCTcatcccttttttttttcttttttttttgattaacagGAAATGACAAATTAAAGCTTCATTGTCATACAACCAACAACTAGAGATTAGTACTACTAATTAAACCCTCTTAGAGagcaaaaacacacacacacatttaAGACCGTTTTCTAACAAAACCATCTACAAACTGATCAGGGAGAAGGAGGAATTTTACCACCAAAAGACGACCGTGAGCCGGTGGGGCTAGACAATCCAGTCAGGAGATCCGAACAACCCCTGCCTTCACTACAGCTTGTGCCGCTCAAACCGTTGCCCACTCCAATATACGAGTCGCCAGAGACAAGAGCTTGTATCAACTTAGGCGGTGGAGGAACCGTCACCTCCACAACTCCTTCAAGCATCTTCACCACCGTTCCCATCGCCGGCCTTATCTCTTCATTGTCTTGTATGCACCATATCGCCACTGTGGCCATCCTCGTCGCCTCTTCATTGTTGTATTCTCCGTTGAGTCTAGAGTCCACAACCAAGTCCACGTTTCCTTGTATGATTTCACGTGCAGCCCATGGAGGAAAGaacctgcaaaaaaaataaacatttattaaaacttttttttcacATTCAAAAAGTAAAAGACATTGTTTACACATACCATTTCTCGggttctttctcatctttctctcCTCCTGGTGTATCGCTAACGACGTTTCTTCGACCACCGATAAGCTCAAGAAGTGTCATTCCGAAGCTATACACATCAGCTTTAGTCGTGATGGGTAAACCCGATATCCACTCGGGAGCAACGTATCCCCACGTACCTCTCATAGTGGCAAGAACCCTGCTGAAGTCACGGCCAACAAGCTTAGCCAATCCGAAGTCAGACACTTTGGCGTTGTAATCACTGTCCAATAAAATATTCTCCGGTTTGATATCACAGTGGATAATACAGTCCCTACACCCTTCGTGAAGATACGCGATCCCTTTCGCAGTCCCTAAGGCGATCCTGAAACGCGTTTCCCAGCTTAACAACTCAGGACTCGTCCTCGACAAGTAGGAGCTCAGCGATCCGTTCGGCATGTAGTCATAGACGAGCAGCCTGTGGAGATTCTCCGAACAGAAACCTCGAAGCCTAACGAGGTTAACGTGCTGAATGTTCCCAATGGTGCACACCTCCGCACGGAACTCTCCTTCCCCGCTTCCCGGTCTTTCCAAGCGCTTCACCGCCACGGAGGTGGACGTACCATCATGTAACGTACCTTTGAAAACAGCACCGAAACCGCCGTGTCCGAGCTTCTCCGAGAACCCGTTGGTAGCTTTGTGAAGCTCCTTGAAAGAGAAGACCTTTAGATTCGACACAGCGAAACCAtctccctcttctctcttcGTTTTCTTACTCCTCCTCAACAGAATCAACAGCGCAAACAAGGTAGACCCGAGAACCGAGATTGACCCGACAACGCCGCACAGTATAATAACCCCTCTAGAGACGCTTCTCTTTGAACTATTTTTAATCCGATCTCTTATGTACAAAACATCATCTGTAGTTCCAGTCCATGAGCTCGAGTTCTTGATATTCATCGGCGACTCGAGCAA includes:
- the LOC108827868 gene encoding protein DETOXIFICATION 34; this encodes METPVREERRSSSSSPGKPLQTITVAADDAIESGPSSPLLLRVSVFETELETTKLHHAPSTLLGKTDNDDNDDFPPIKSYSDAKFVCMVESSKLWEIAAPIAFNILCNYGVNSFTSIFVGHIGDLELSAVAISLSVVSNFSFGFLLGMASALETLCGQAFGAGQIEMLGVYMQRSWLILIGTCFCLLPLYIYATPLLILLGQEPEIAEISGKFTAHIIPQVFALAINFPTKKFLQSQSKVGILAWIGFIALTLHIFILHLFINVFKWGLNGAAAAFVVSAWGIAISQLVYVVGWCKDGWRGLSWLAFQDVWPFLKLSFASAVMLCLEIWYFMTIIVLTGHLEDPVLAVGSLSICMNINGWEGMLFIGINAAVSVRVSNELGSGHPRAAKYSVIVAVIESLIIGVVCAIVILITRDDFAVIFTDSQEMRKAVADLAYLLGITMILNSLQPVISGVAVGGGWQAPVAYVNLICYYVFGLPLGFFLGYKTRLGVQGIWIGMICGTSLQTLILVYMIYKTNWNKEVEQASERMKQWGAGYEKLDKTVT
- the LOC108827867 gene encoding G-type lectin S-receptor-like serine/threonine-protein kinase SD2-2, coding for MPCTYLLLLFLFPLSACAKNNKAFIIIKGNQTILSSQSIFRLGFFTPSTNGSSSNWYLGIWYASSPNPVYVWVANRNRPVSDPDSSTTLQLTSTGYLILNTSRDGVVWRTENENPATGFRFSGSGNLILTGEYDSSPVWQSFQNPTDTWLPGMNVTRQTSFTSWRTPSDPSPGLYSLGLGPGFNEFQLLHNETTPYWSTGNWTGDSFVGVPEMTVPYIYTFSFLNPYTPAASFKYIVTPSSDSSPRLSRFVVDSNGQLKQWAWEPQGQFWNMFWLQPEDQCRVHALCGPLGFCSSKTLEPCACIRGFLPKNAAAWGSTDYSDGCRREYDGCDGRDAFEAVGDLRYDGVVETSRLEQASKSVCEKRCLGNCSCVGFYYNGKSNLCRILLESPMNIKNSSSWTGTTDDVLYIRDRIKNSSKRSVSRGVIILCGVVGSISVLGSTLFALLILLRRSKKTKREEGDGFAVSNLKVFSFKELHKATNGFSEKLGHGGFGAVFKGTLHDGTSTSVAVKRLERPGSGEGEFRAEVCTIGNIQHVNLVRLRGFCSENLHRLLVYDYMPNGSLSSYLSRTSPELLSWETRFRIALGTAKGIAYLHEGCRDCIIHCDIKPENILLDSDYNAKVSDFGLAKLVGRDFSRVLATMRGTWGYVAPEWISGLPITTKADVYSFGMTLLELIGGRRNVVSDTPGGEKDEKEPEKWFFPPWAAREIIQGNVDLVVDSRLNGEYNNEEATRMATVAIWCIQDNEEIRPAMGTVVKMLEGVVEVTVPPPPKLIQALVSGDSYIGVGNGLSGTSCSEGRGCSDLLTGLSSPTGSRSSFGGKIPPSP